From one Solanum stenotomum isolate F172 chromosome 12, ASM1918654v1, whole genome shotgun sequence genomic stretch:
- the LOC125847158 gene encoding uncharacterized protein LOC125847158 — translation MWRLWKFMIPVDDRVRRWGIAGPSKCWCCVQPDQETLSHVFRRSDIANRTWSYFSSFAGINIEGISLRESIMKWWGAQCRTDIKSYYRALPGFIIWELWRRRNKNKHEGKGISLPRIIHNVTKNMYILIKVRRPHMNVPGRWADMLEELEKNRTIMKTIMVKWEYHPEGWVKYNTDGASRGNPGVSSYAFCLRSDKGDILHAEGATIESTTSTVAEAKAVLEASKHCKQQNHNQLIMQTDSMLMNKVLTGEWAIPWNIADTVEEIKACLKGKQLKFQHIMREGNQLADYLANKAIEEGNCIYTSFQSMDIRGRRIINSDKLNTPYLRVSP, via the coding sequence ATGTGGAGACTTTGGAAGTTTATGATACCAGTGGATGACAGAGTAAGGAGATGGGGCATTGCAGGCCCATCCAAGTGTTGGTGTTGTGTACAACCTGATCAAGAGACACTGTCACATGTGTTCAGGAGATCAGATATTGCTAACAGGACATGGTCCTACTTTTCCTCTTTTGCAGGTATCAATATAGAAGGAATATCTTTAAGGGAAAGCATCATGAAATGGTGGGGAGCACAATGCAGGACTGATATAAAATCGTATTATAGAGCATTACCAGGCTTTATTATATGGGAATTATGGAGAAGAAGGAACAAGAACAAACATGAAGGGAAGGGCATATCACTACCAAGAATCATTCATAATGTTAccaaaaacatgtatattttgATTAAGGTAAGAAGGCCCCATATGAATGTACCAGGAAGGTGGGCAGATATGCTAGAGGAATTGGAGAAGAATAGGACAATCATGAAGACCATAATGGTTAAGTGGGAATACCATCCTGAGGGTTGGGTTAAATATAATACGGATGGAGCGTCTAGAGGAAATCCAGGAGTAAGTTCCTATGCTTTCTGTTTAAGGAGTGATAAAGGGGATATCTTACATGCAGAGGGAGCAACTATTGAGAGTACTACAAGTACAGTGGCAGAAGCTAAAGCGGTCCTAGAAGCAAGCAAGCACTGTAAGCAGCAAAACCACAACCAACTTATCATGCAAACAGACTCGATGCTAATGAACAAAGTGCTAACAGGAGAATGGGCAATACCGTGGAACATAGCAGATACAGTTGAGGAAATAAAAGCATGTCTTAAAGGAAAACAACTAAAATTCCAACATATTATGAGGGAAGGGAATCAGTTAGCGGATTACTTAGCAAATAAGGCCATTGAAGAAGGTAATTGCATATACACAAGTTTTCAAAGCATGGATATAAGAGGGAGGAGAATAATTAACAGTGACAAATTAAACACCCCATATTTGAGAGTATCACCATAG